A genomic stretch from Pseudomonas alkylphenolica includes:
- the cmoA gene encoding carboxy-S-adenosyl-L-methionine synthase CmoA, with product MNQPPDRLFAQPLGQVPDFAFNEDVVRVFPDMIKRSVPGYPTIVENLGVLAAQFAQPNTALYDLGSSLGAVTQALRRHVRSDGCRVIAIDNSAAMVERCRQYLNAQDSMFQELLPVEVIEGDILALDFQPASVVAMNFTLQFIAPEQRLELLTRIRQSLLPGGALILSEKLRFNDPDEHALLTDLHVAFKRANGYSELEIAQKRSAIENVMKPDSLEEHRERLLAAGFSKVVPWFQCLNFASLIALP from the coding sequence GTGAACCAGCCCCCCGACCGCCTATTCGCCCAGCCACTCGGCCAGGTGCCCGACTTCGCCTTCAACGAAGACGTGGTGCGGGTGTTCCCGGACATGATCAAGCGCTCGGTACCCGGCTATCCGACAATCGTCGAGAACCTCGGTGTACTGGCTGCCCAGTTCGCCCAACCGAACACTGCCCTGTATGACCTGGGCAGCTCACTGGGGGCGGTGACGCAGGCTCTGCGCCGCCACGTGCGCAGCGACGGTTGCCGGGTGATCGCCATCGACAACTCGGCCGCCATGGTCGAGCGCTGCCGGCAATACCTCAATGCCCAGGACTCGATGTTCCAAGAGCTGCTGCCGGTCGAGGTGATCGAGGGCGATATCCTTGCTCTGGATTTCCAGCCTGCCTCGGTGGTGGCAATGAACTTCACCCTGCAGTTCATCGCCCCCGAGCAGCGCCTGGAGCTGCTCACGCGTATCCGCCAGTCGCTGCTGCCGGGCGGTGCACTGATCCTCTCGGAGAAGCTGCGCTTCAACGACCCGGACGAACACGCCCTGCTCACTGACCTGCATGTCGCCTTCAAACGCGCCAACGGCTACAGCGAACTGGAAATCGCCCAGAAGCGCAGCGCCATCGAGAACGTGATGAAACCCGACAGCCTTGAAGAACACCGCGAACGCCTGCTGGCAGCCGGTTTTTCCAAGGTCGTGCCCTGGTTCCAATGCCTTAACTTTGCCTCGTTGATTGCCTTGCCATGA
- a CDS encoding alpha-xenorhabdolysin family binary toxin subunit A, with product MEVIQEEPVDHAVVPVEELDLKTRAKSLPEKYFSFLDSRAEQDRQGTALLTKQNLQKIKGYVRVVDDLPQSEEEIRLKIDTAVLDVDVNRVLVLCEVLYLHASKWRRLEDQIARLGPTLELFAGKLASRGGALLEDVNNSDTYQEIIRKKGAGGANALLDKGFEPLRELLQSKLANLIEEIKETSKEIEEVNALARSFETDIPTQVRPRLRQVIAHIESSLKDVNTSELRTKIDALDEDVKNLKDDYDYQVGLSFTGLSLGPIGLVITGGVFGSKAEEIRAKKNELLEQRAGVARQLQALEPALESFLPLQLIIEDLDFRMTDLTSAAGKLKKLWVTLNQFSQASLREIEHLTTSSELEEFVQDFTEVIAPWNKIGGICSKLSILFSDLVEEASND from the coding sequence ATGGAAGTCATTCAGGAAGAACCCGTTGACCATGCGGTAGTGCCAGTTGAAGAGCTGGATTTAAAAACCAGAGCCAAGAGCCTGCCTGAGAAATACTTTTCTTTTCTCGATAGCCGTGCCGAGCAAGATCGTCAAGGGACTGCCTTGCTGACAAAGCAAAACCTGCAGAAGATAAAAGGATATGTACGGGTGGTCGATGACCTTCCTCAAAGTGAAGAAGAGATTCGGCTGAAAATTGATACTGCTGTTCTCGATGTTGATGTGAATAGGGTTCTGGTGCTCTGCGAAGTGCTGTATTTACATGCGAGTAAATGGAGGAGGTTGGAGGATCAGATTGCCAGGCTGGGCCCTACGCTTGAACTGTTCGCGGGTAAATTGGCGAGCCGCGGAGGCGCATTGCTTGAGGATGTTAACAATTCCGATACCTATCAGGAAATTATCCGCAAGAAAGGGGCTGGGGGCGCTAACGCTTTGCTGGATAAAGGATTTGAGCCACTTCGTGAATTGCTCCAAAGTAAACTCGCGAACTTGATCGAGGAAATTAAAGAAACCAGTAAGGAAATTGAAGAGGTCAACGCGCTTGCAAGGAGTTTTGAAACGGATATTCCCACCCAGGTCAGGCCGCGTCTGAGGCAGGTGATTGCGCATATCGAAAGCTCGTTGAAAGACGTTAATACCTCAGAGTTACGTACTAAAATTGATGCGCTCGATGAGGACGTAAAAAATCTTAAGGATGATTACGACTATCAGGTCGGACTTTCATTTACGGGGTTGTCGCTTGGACCTATTGGTTTAGTGATTACAGGGGGGGTATTTGGAAGCAAGGCCGAAGAGATACGAGCAAAAAAAAATGAGCTGCTGGAACAGCGAGCAGGTGTTGCAAGGCAATTGCAGGCCTTGGAACCTGCCCTGGAGAGTTTCCTTCCACTCCAGTTAATTATCGAGGATCTTGACTTCAGAATGACGGATCTCACGAGTGCCGCTGGCAAGCTGAAAAAACTCTGGGTAACCCTCAACCAATTTTCGCAGGCCTCGCTACGAGAGATTGAACACCTTACCACCAGTAGTGAGCTCGAAGAGTTTGTCCAGGACTTCACTGAGGTCATAGCCCCCTGGAACAAGATAGGCGGAATTTGCAGTAAGTTATCCATCCTGTTCTCTGACTTGGTTGAGGAGGCTTCAAATGACTGA
- a CDS encoding alpha-xenorhabdolysin family binary toxin subunit B, which yields MTDKELLDIKSLVPDYLWMKATQEQVFNTIDQYEMDILPAGQELVFELKNLMMEVENTWHESVVGGIALLDGRTFANFKDPQVLKNRIAAVVSRQNQLRSQLILKTHEMQVFSLAAFKDALPALESKAVDKKSEAEKLAQRLTDLEVKRTNVAEAIALFQKPSVLNAFKGLIPKEEDVDLIIGTLKDPTVTPALLKAASKRLSESIDEFGKILEVSDLVDARMALDGKIVSAKQDLASAKRAWQQAQDVFSANKAIWGLESTKNDWLAQARKLEQEWQAQADALGSLSDPNAVTVALADLCNYLVAVRLSYESV from the coding sequence ATGACTGACAAGGAGCTGCTGGATATAAAATCGCTTGTTCCCGATTATTTATGGATGAAGGCGACCCAGGAACAGGTGTTCAATACTATTGATCAGTATGAGATGGATATTCTTCCCGCGGGTCAGGAGCTTGTATTCGAGCTGAAAAATCTGATGATGGAAGTGGAGAACACCTGGCACGAAAGTGTAGTCGGCGGCATCGCGTTGCTGGATGGCAGGACGTTTGCAAACTTTAAAGATCCACAGGTTTTGAAAAACAGGATTGCTGCTGTCGTCAGTCGGCAGAATCAATTGCGTTCCCAGTTGATATTGAAAACGCACGAAATGCAGGTGTTCTCGTTGGCGGCGTTCAAGGATGCCCTCCCAGCACTGGAGAGTAAGGCGGTCGACAAAAAATCAGAAGCCGAGAAACTTGCTCAGCGTTTGACTGACCTGGAAGTCAAAAGGACTAATGTCGCCGAGGCTATCGCTTTGTTCCAGAAGCCGTCAGTTCTCAACGCTTTCAAAGGACTGATACCCAAGGAGGAGGATGTCGATCTTATCATCGGTACCCTCAAGGATCCGACGGTCACTCCTGCATTGCTCAAGGCTGCCTCAAAGCGGTTGTCAGAGAGCATCGACGAATTCGGAAAAATTCTTGAAGTCTCAGACTTGGTTGATGCTCGTATGGCGCTGGATGGGAAAATCGTGAGCGCGAAACAGGACCTCGCTAGTGCAAAGCGAGCCTGGCAACAGGCGCAGGATGTATTTTCAGCGAACAAAGCCATCTGGGGGCTGGAGTCGACGAAGAACGATTGGTTGGCGCAGGCCCGTAAGCTCGAACAGGAATGGCAAGCGCAGGCCGACGCGCTCGGTTCGCTAAGTGATCCGAACGCTGTGACCGTTGCCTTGGCCGACCTGTGCAATTACCTGGTGGCTGTACGACTGAGCTACGAGAGTGTTTGA
- a CDS encoding protease inhibitor I42 family protein — protein MKINCKLLVLGLPLLAACSQTPSKHDNVVLEKSSQCPIRLEMDQTLTLTLPSNPSTGYRWLLQNPAAGILRSLGPEVYSHPEDAGIVGSAGESTWRFLAQAAGEGHLLLVYQQPWAPEVKPVQSFDCRILVQ, from the coding sequence ATGAAGATCAACTGCAAATTGCTGGTCCTTGGCCTGCCCCTCCTGGCAGCCTGTTCACAAACCCCGAGCAAACACGACAACGTGGTGCTGGAAAAATCGAGCCAGTGCCCTATCCGCCTGGAGATGGACCAAACCCTCACCCTGACCTTGCCCAGCAACCCCAGCACTGGCTATCGCTGGCTGCTGCAGAACCCCGCTGCGGGCATCCTGCGCAGCTTGGGCCCTGAGGTCTACAGCCATCCGGAAGATGCCGGGATCGTCGGCAGTGCGGGAGAATCGACCTGGCGCTTCCTGGCCCAGGCCGCAGGTGAGGGGCATTTGCTACTGGTTTACCAACAGCCTTGGGCACCCGAAGTCAAGCCTGTGCAATCGTTCGACTGCCGTATCCTGGTTCAATAG
- a CDS encoding alpha-xenorhabdolysin family binary toxin subunit A gives MSSTQKDFDTLQKEAELLPGNLIQAMAERDGPEEGGLTLTREHIVTLNQYANHVFSLPVAQDALIRWLGYSTIAEPALMPNSMGDMHKQLQTHGRSWSKLADNSKKLGFELAASANGINTTGDEVLVLLEKSIALGKKKEAWETLRFDTPISLGADDKRRVLDLVDCMEVLREDVDLFARRVSAVREETEQFRDHAREKLLPLVATKTEAIKRQKTSGAVQHLREDLAELDKEIKRLEAEYDQYVQAALSGLAAGALGVVITGSIYGSKAEKVRKERNKRQKQRGEVSQKLKVAMRLEGLVEELGTQMGQMDTRLRDVLTASSHLQSAWQLIGVYIDASIEHLKRIESDQALFKFANYFKRFIGQWKDIERFAQHMNRVFDDAAAAK, from the coding sequence ATGAGCAGTACACAAAAGGATTTTGACACATTGCAGAAAGAGGCTGAACTGCTGCCCGGGAACCTTATCCAGGCCATGGCAGAGCGCGATGGGCCTGAGGAAGGGGGGCTGACCCTGACGAGGGAGCACATCGTCACCCTCAACCAGTATGCAAACCATGTCTTCAGCCTGCCTGTTGCCCAGGATGCACTGATTCGCTGGCTGGGCTATTCCACCATCGCCGAGCCGGCGCTAATGCCGAACAGCATGGGCGACATGCACAAACAGTTACAGACACACGGTCGCAGCTGGTCAAAGCTTGCCGACAACAGCAAGAAACTCGGCTTCGAGTTGGCTGCCAGTGCCAATGGCATCAATACCACAGGTGACGAGGTATTGGTGCTTCTCGAAAAAAGCATCGCCCTGGGTAAGAAGAAAGAGGCGTGGGAGACCCTTCGTTTCGACACACCGATCAGTCTTGGTGCGGACGACAAACGTCGGGTCCTGGACCTGGTTGACTGTATGGAAGTCCTGCGCGAAGACGTGGATCTTTTCGCTCGGCGTGTAAGTGCAGTTCGCGAGGAAACCGAGCAGTTTCGAGATCACGCGCGTGAAAAGCTGCTGCCCTTGGTGGCAACAAAAACCGAGGCGATCAAGCGTCAAAAGACGAGTGGGGCGGTACAGCACCTACGTGAAGATTTGGCCGAGCTTGATAAAGAAATCAAACGCCTTGAAGCCGAATATGACCAGTATGTCCAAGCAGCGCTAAGCGGTCTGGCTGCAGGGGCGCTGGGCGTGGTTATCACCGGCTCCATCTATGGCAGCAAGGCGGAGAAAGTACGTAAAGAGCGCAACAAGCGTCAGAAACAGCGTGGCGAAGTGAGCCAGAAGCTGAAAGTCGCCATGAGGCTGGAAGGGCTTGTGGAGGAATTGGGTACCCAGATGGGGCAGATGGATACTCGACTGAGGGATGTACTCACCGCGTCATCCCACCTGCAATCTGCCTGGCAGCTCATTGGTGTTTACATTGATGCATCGATTGAGCATCTCAAACGCATCGAATCCGACCAGGCGCTGTTCAAGTTTGCGAATTATTTTAAGCGCTTCATTGGGCAATGGAAAGATATTGAGCGTTTTGCCCAGCATATGAATCGTGTATTTGACGACGCCGCAGCTGCTAAATAA
- a CDS encoding alpha-xenorhabdolysin family binary toxin subunit B, with the protein MNDNVIALHTALQSPDMAKVLAAASAYSGFWERRTFDFLPLLHTSVERHYKGFLTYVEELAKNSEVLAVGIKSENIEMLLKDLQASRGEPDEEEFLLEEIQRSAGNIGKKLDVMLVGVESATKLIASLPVYDPNRDRTNYLEAQQQLASSLPALANMLTSKRNELAELEKALAVFEANGIEKQFEGKLPTVEQVQAMVATGATTAGAALAVEQAVEALNKLMGGIQEGMRYSQLQGQRRALRAQVNEMVAEQRERQQRANQLHSYLMALSEYAPLIEKRLEWLAEKNQIRVQLAAVRNQLSSLKLKGIESAQSLNKLLVALIAYVRHVVDEFKRAF; encoded by the coding sequence ATGAATGACAATGTTATTGCGCTTCACACTGCTCTGCAAAGCCCAGATATGGCTAAAGTACTGGCAGCAGCTTCTGCTTATTCGGGATTCTGGGAGCGGCGTACGTTCGATTTTCTGCCGCTGTTGCATACCTCGGTCGAACGACACTACAAGGGCTTTCTAACGTATGTCGAAGAGTTGGCTAAAAATTCTGAGGTTCTCGCTGTAGGTATAAAGTCAGAAAATATTGAAATGTTGCTTAAGGATCTTCAGGCGAGTAGGGGAGAGCCCGATGAAGAGGAGTTTCTCCTGGAGGAAATCCAGCGATCGGCGGGAAATATTGGCAAAAAACTTGATGTCATGCTGGTAGGGGTGGAAAGCGCTACCAAGTTGATTGCCAGCCTTCCGGTTTATGACCCGAACCGCGATCGTACGAACTATCTGGAAGCCCAGCAGCAGTTGGCCAGCAGCTTGCCAGCGCTGGCCAACATGCTGACCAGCAAACGCAACGAGCTTGCGGAGCTGGAGAAAGCACTCGCAGTATTCGAGGCTAATGGAATAGAAAAGCAGTTTGAGGGCAAGCTGCCAACGGTTGAGCAGGTTCAGGCGATGGTCGCCACGGGCGCTACCACGGCGGGTGCTGCCTTGGCGGTCGAGCAGGCAGTGGAGGCACTGAACAAGCTGATGGGCGGCATCCAGGAAGGGATGCGTTACTCGCAACTCCAAGGCCAGCGCCGGGCACTGCGGGCCCAAGTGAATGAAATGGTCGCTGAACAGCGTGAACGGCAGCAACGTGCGAATCAGCTGCATAGCTATCTAATGGCACTTTCGGAGTACGCGCCACTGATTGAAAAGCGCCTGGAGTGGCTGGCTGAAAAAAATCAGATCCGTGTGCAACTGGCAGCTGTACGTAATCAGTTAAGCAGTCTGAAGTTGAAGGGCATCGAAAGCGCTCAGTCGTTGAATAAGCTGCTGGTGGCGTTGATCGCCTATGTACGTCATGTTGTCGACGAGTTCAAGAGGGCGTTCTAA
- the lon gene encoding endopeptidase La, with product MSDQQDLPERPEEHAEVEHPEASRHTGHNLALPDQQLPERVYVIPIHNRPFFPAQVLPVIVNEEPWTETLDLVSKTPHHSLALFFMDTPPEDHRHFDTSALPLYGTLVKVHHASRENGKLQFVAQGLTRVRIRTWLKHHRPPYLVEVEYPHQPSEPTDEVKAYGMALINAIKELLPLNPLYSEELKNYLNRFSPNDPSPLTDFAAALTSATGNQLQEVLDCVPMLKRMEKVLPMLRKEVEVAHLQNEISAEVNRQIGEHQREFFLKEQLKVIQQELGLTKDDRSADLEQFEQRLQGKTLPAATKKRIDEEMSKLSILETGSPEYAVTRNYLDWATALPWGVYGKDKLDLKHARKILDQHHAGLDDIKDRILEFLAIGAWKGEISGSIVLLVGPPGVGKTSIGKSIAQSLGRPFYRFSVGGMRDEAEIKGHRRTYIGAQPGKLVQALKDVEVMNPVIMLDEIDKMGQSYQGDPASALLETLDPEQNVDFLDHYLDLRLDLSKVLFVCTANTLDSIPGPLLDRMEVIRLSGYITEEKLAIAKRHLWPKQLEKAGVAKSSLSITDSALRMVIEGYAREAGVRQLEKQLGKLVRKAVMQLLENPEAKIKIGSKDLEASLGMPVFRSEQVLSGKGVITGLAWTSMGGATLPIEATRIHTLNRGFKLTGQLGDVMKESAEIAYSYVSANLIKYGGEPSYFNEAFIHLHVPEGATPKDGPSAGVTMASALLSLARDQAPKKGVAMTGELTLTGQVLPIGGVREKVIAARRQKIFELILPEANRGDFEELPDYLKEGLSVHFAKRFSDVAKVLFS from the coding sequence ATGAGTGACCAGCAGGATCTACCCGAACGCCCCGAGGAACACGCCGAAGTCGAGCATCCTGAAGCCTCCCGACACACCGGCCACAACCTCGCCCTGCCCGACCAACAACTGCCGGAAAGGGTCTATGTGATCCCGATCCACAACCGCCCGTTCTTCCCGGCACAAGTACTGCCGGTTATCGTCAATGAAGAACCCTGGACCGAAACCCTGGACCTGGTGTCCAAGACCCCGCATCACTCCCTGGCGCTGTTCTTCATGGACACCCCGCCGGAAGATCACCGCCATTTCGACACCTCGGCCCTGCCGCTGTACGGCACCCTGGTCAAGGTTCACCACGCCAGCCGCGAGAACGGCAAGCTGCAGTTCGTCGCCCAGGGCCTGACCCGGGTACGCATCCGCACCTGGCTCAAGCATCACCGCCCGCCGTACCTGGTCGAAGTCGAATACCCGCATCAGCCGAGCGAGCCGACCGACGAGGTCAAGGCTTACGGCATGGCCCTGATCAACGCGATCAAGGAGCTGCTGCCGCTCAACCCGCTGTATAGCGAAGAGCTGAAGAACTACCTCAACCGCTTCAGCCCCAACGATCCGTCGCCGCTGACCGACTTCGCCGCGGCGCTGACCTCGGCCACCGGCAACCAGCTGCAGGAAGTACTCGACTGCGTGCCGATGCTCAAGCGCATGGAAAAAGTCCTGCCAATGCTGCGCAAAGAGGTCGAAGTCGCTCACCTGCAGAACGAGATTTCTGCCGAGGTGAACCGGCAGATCGGCGAGCATCAGCGCGAGTTCTTCCTCAAGGAGCAGCTCAAGGTCATCCAGCAGGAACTGGGCCTGACCAAAGACGACCGCAGTGCCGATCTGGAGCAGTTCGAACAGCGTTTGCAGGGCAAGACATTGCCTGCCGCCACGAAAAAACGCATCGACGAAGAGATGAGCAAACTGTCGATTCTTGAAACCGGCTCCCCTGAGTACGCCGTCACCCGCAACTACCTGGACTGGGCCACCGCCCTGCCCTGGGGCGTGTATGGCAAGGACAAGCTCGATCTCAAGCACGCGCGCAAGATCCTCGACCAGCACCATGCCGGGCTCGACGACATCAAGGACCGGATCCTCGAATTCCTTGCCATCGGCGCCTGGAAAGGTGAAATCAGCGGCTCCATCGTCCTGCTGGTGGGCCCGCCCGGGGTCGGCAAAACCAGCATCGGCAAGTCCATCGCGCAATCCCTGGGCCGTCCGTTCTATCGCTTCAGCGTCGGTGGCATGCGTGACGAGGCCGAGATCAAGGGCCATCGGCGCACCTATATCGGCGCCCAGCCGGGCAAGCTGGTGCAGGCGCTCAAGGACGTCGAGGTGATGAACCCGGTGATCATGCTCGACGAGATCGACAAGATGGGCCAGAGCTACCAGGGCGACCCCGCCTCGGCGCTGCTGGAAACCCTCGATCCCGAGCAGAACGTCGATTTCCTCGACCATTACCTCGACCTGCGCCTGGACCTGTCCAAGGTGCTGTTCGTGTGCACCGCCAACACCCTCGACTCGATCCCCGGGCCGTTGCTCGACCGCATGGAAGTGATTCGCCTGTCCGGTTACATCACCGAAGAAAAACTGGCTATCGCCAAGCGTCACCTGTGGCCCAAGCAGCTGGAAAAAGCCGGTGTGGCCAAGTCCAGCCTGAGCATCACTGACAGCGCCCTGCGCATGGTCATCGAGGGCTATGCGCGCGAAGCCGGTGTACGTCAGCTGGAAAAGCAGCTGGGCAAACTGGTGCGCAAGGCGGTAATGCAATTGCTGGAAAACCCCGAAGCGAAGATCAAGATCGGCAGCAAAGATCTCGAAGCCTCTCTGGGCATGCCGGTGTTTCGCAGCGAGCAGGTATTGTCGGGCAAAGGTGTGATCACCGGCCTTGCCTGGACCAGTATGGGCGGCGCTACCCTGCCGATCGAAGCAACGCGCATCCACACCCTCAACCGCGGCTTCAAGCTGACCGGCCAGCTGGGTGATGTAATGAAGGAGTCGGCGGAAATCGCCTACAGCTATGTCAGCGCCAACCTGATCAAGTACGGCGGTGAACCCTCGTACTTCAATGAAGCCTTTATCCACCTGCATGTGCCCGAAGGCGCCACGCCCAAGGACGGCCCCAGCGCCGGGGTCACTATGGCCAGCGCCCTGCTGTCCCTGGCCCGCGACCAGGCACCGAAGAAAGGTGTGGCGATGACCGGCGAGCTGACCTTGACCGGGCAGGTCCTGCCGATTGGCGGGGTACGCGAGAAGGTAATTGCGGCACGACGGCAGAAGATCTTTGAACTGATCCTGCCGGAAGCCAACCGCGGCGACTTCGAAGAGTTGCCCGACTACCTCAAGGAAGGCCTGAGCGTGCATTTCGCCAAGCGCTTCAGTGATGTGGCGAAAGTGTTGTTTAGTTGA
- a CDS encoding glucose/quinate/shikimate family membrane-bound PQQ-dependent dehydrogenase encodes MSTEGALSRTRWLPRLIGVLLLLMGLALLAGGIKLSQLGGSLYYLIAGIGFALSGILLLALRRHALGLYGLVLLGSTLWALWEVGLDWWQLVPRLALWFALGVVLLLPWARRPLLGNPSKINPALLSLAVVLSGATAVASQFTHPGEIKGKLGRDSSGLSSTAPQMPDGEWQAYGRTEFGDRYSPLRQITPDNVHKLQEAWRIRTGDLPTDNDPVELTNQNTPLKVNGMLYACTAHSKVLALDPDTGAEIWRFDPQIKSPVGFKGFAHMTCRGVSYYDENSYLSVDGSPAPKISDAGQVVARACPRRLYLPTADARLIALNADTGKVCEGFGNQGVIDLTTGIGPFTAGGYYSTSPAAITRELVIIGGHVTDNESTNEPSGVIRAYDVHDGRLVWNWDSNNPDDTAPLAAGKTYSRNSANMWSLASVDEKLGMVFLPLGNQTPDQWGADRTPGAEKFSAGIVALDLRNGKVRWNYQFTHHDLWDMDVGSQPTLLDLKTADGVKPALIAPTKQGSLYVLDRRDGTPIVPIREIPAPQGAVEGDHTAPTQARSDLNLLGPDLTEQAMWGASPFDQMLCRIQFRELRYEGQYTPPSLQGSLVYPGNVGVFNWGSVSVDPVRQLLFTSPNYMAFVSKMVPREQVAAGSKRESETSGVQPNTGAPYAVIMHPFMSPLGVPCQAPAWGYVAGIDLTTNQVVWKHKNGTSRDSSPIPIGLPIGVPSMGGSIVTAGGLGFLSGTLDQYLRAYDTNTGKELWKARLPAGGQATPMTYTGKDGKQYVLVTAGGHGSLGTKMGDYVIAYKLAE; translated from the coding sequence ATGAGCACAGAAGGTGCCCTGAGTAGAACCCGCTGGCTACCACGCCTGATTGGCGTGCTGTTGCTGCTGATGGGCCTGGCCCTGCTGGCGGGCGGCATCAAACTGAGCCAGCTCGGCGGCTCGTTGTACTACCTGATCGCCGGGATCGGTTTCGCCCTGTCCGGCATCCTCCTGCTGGCCCTGCGCCGCCACGCTCTGGGCCTGTACGGCCTGGTGCTGCTGGGCAGCACGCTGTGGGCATTGTGGGAAGTGGGCCTGGACTGGTGGCAACTGGTGCCGCGTCTGGCCCTGTGGTTCGCCCTGGGTGTGGTCCTGCTGCTGCCATGGGCGCGTCGTCCGCTGCTCGGCAATCCGTCGAAGATCAATCCGGCGCTGCTGAGCCTGGCCGTGGTTCTGTCTGGTGCCACCGCCGTCGCCAGCCAGTTCACCCATCCGGGTGAAATCAAGGGCAAACTGGGCCGCGACAGCAGCGGCCTGAGCAGCACCGCGCCGCAAATGCCCGATGGCGAATGGCAGGCTTACGGCCGCACCGAGTTCGGCGACCGCTATTCGCCGCTGCGCCAGATCACCCCGGACAACGTGCACAAACTGCAGGAAGCCTGGCGTATCCGTACCGGCGACCTGCCAACCGACAACGACCCGGTGGAACTGACCAACCAGAACACCCCGCTCAAGGTCAACGGCATGCTCTATGCCTGCACCGCCCACAGCAAAGTGCTGGCCCTGGACCCGGACACCGGTGCCGAGATCTGGCGCTTCGACCCGCAGATCAAAAGCCCGGTAGGCTTCAAGGGCTTCGCCCACATGACCTGCCGCGGTGTTTCGTATTACGACGAAAACAGCTACCTCAGTGTTGACGGCAGCCCGGCACCGAAGATCTCCGACGCAGGTCAAGTGGTAGCCCGCGCCTGCCCGCGTCGCCTCTACCTGCCCACCGCCGACGCCCGCCTGATCGCCCTGAACGCCGACACCGGTAAAGTCTGCGAAGGTTTCGGTAACCAAGGTGTAATTGACCTGACCACCGGCATCGGCCCGTTCACGGCTGGTGGCTACTACTCCACCTCGCCTGCGGCGATCACCCGTGAACTGGTGATCATCGGCGGCCATGTGACCGATAACGAGTCGACCAACGAGCCGTCCGGGGTGATTCGCGCCTACGACGTTCACGATGGCCGTCTGGTGTGGAACTGGGACAGCAACAACCCGGACGACACCGCGCCATTGGCAGCGGGCAAGACCTACAGCCGCAACTCGGCGAACATGTGGTCGCTGGCCAGTGTCGACGAAAAACTCGGCATGGTCTTCCTGCCCCTGGGCAACCAGACGCCTGACCAGTGGGGCGCCGACCGCACCCCGGGCGCCGAGAAGTTCAGCGCCGGCATCGTCGCCCTCGACCTGCGCAACGGCAAGGTGCGCTGGAACTACCAGTTCACTCACCACGACCTGTGGGACATGGACGTCGGCAGCCAGCCAACCCTGCTCGACCTGAAGACCGCCGATGGCGTCAAACCTGCACTGATCGCGCCGACCAAACAGGGCAGCCTGTATGTGCTCGACCGTCGTGACGGCACCCCGATCGTGCCGATCCGCGAAATCCCGGCCCCGCAAGGTGCTGTCGAAGGCGACCATACCGCCCCGACTCAAGCCCGCTCCGACCTCAACCTGCTTGGCCCGGACCTGACCGAACAAGCCATGTGGGGCGCCAGCCCGTTCGACCAGATGCTCTGCCGCATCCAGTTCCGCGAGCTGCGCTACGAAGGCCAGTACACCCCGCCGTCGCTTCAGGGCAGCCTGGTGTACCCGGGTAACGTTGGTGTCTTCAACTGGGGCAGCGTCTCGGTCGACCCGGTCCGCCAACTACTGTTCACCTCGCCGAACTACATGGCCTTCGTCTCGAAGATGGTGCCGCGTGAGCAAGTCGCCGCCGGCAGCAAGCGCGAAAGTGAAACCAGCGGTGTACAGCCGAACACCGGCGCCCCGTACGCGGTGATCATGCACCCGTTCATGTCGCCTCTGGGCGTACCTTGCCAGGCGCCTGCCTGGGGCTACGTGGCCGGTATCGACCTGACCACCAACCAGGTGGTGTGGAAGCACAAGAACGGTACCAGCCGCGACAGTTCGCCGATCCCGATCGGTCTGCCGATTGGCGTGCCAAGCATGGGCGGCTCGATTGTCACCGCGGGTGGCCTGGGCTTCCTGAGCGGCACCCTGGACCAGTACCTGCGCGCCTACGACACCAACACCGGCAAGGAGCTGTGGAAAGCGCGCCTGCCGGCAGGTGGCCAGGCCACGCCGATGACCTACACCGGTAAGGACGGCAAGCAATACGTCCTGGTGACCGCCGGCGGTCATGGTTCGCTGGGGACCAAGATGGGCGATTACGTAATCGCTTACAAATTGGCTGAGTAA